The DNA region TTCCAGTTCTTTCATCAGGCGCAGCGATGCGTCAATGCTGCTTCCGCATGCTTTGTCGTCTTTGTCATCAATGAGTATGACAATAAACCGGTTGTGAAAAAGTTCAATAGCTCCTTTCACGGGTTTGTCATGCGACATCCAGTTTTCGAGAAAAGTTTTTGAAAGCTCTTTGAAAATGTTTTTATCTTTTTCAGTAAACTCTTTGTCGGATTGATAAATCCAAGCGCGGGAGTGAGGCGGCATGTTGTTGAATGGTATCATAATGCATCAAAGTTAATATAAAAGAAGAAATATTTATTCAGGGTTTGCCTTTTTTAAACCTTAGTAGAAAGAATGTGCGCTTAATTTTTTCAACCTTATTATCTTATCCGTCAATATAATGTAAGGACTTACGCAA from Bacteroidota bacterium includes:
- a CDS encoding ABC transporter ATPase is translated as MIPFNNMPPHSRAWIYQSDKEFTEKDKNIFKELSKTFLENWMSHDKPVKGAIELFHNRFIVILIDDKDDKACGSSIDASLRLMKELEQELGVTLLNRMLTAYRHGGKIISCTLSEFRTLVENGTLNENTTVFNNLVSTKEEFEKNWEVPLERSWHRQFV